From Bradysia coprophila strain Holo2 chromosome IV unlocalized genomic scaffold, BU_Bcop_v1 contig_5, whole genome shotgun sequence, one genomic window encodes:
- the LOC119071801 gene encoding cilia- and flagella-associated protein 299-like yields the protein MDVDKLLLESESYEDYLDAFVQPRDLFYLRDPRLARQLVTLGYRSAIDVLTLKQYKARRDELLETLSTTRHHHILFSTNCRATDVMVVELAERERTNRLGMLTTIISMRYRQSNKVEISGYIDFEASLRKSITDDEEATDWTAIFNETMTLRLKKSDLGYYNWHTGFSVMNDSTNFKAVADPVRGLFFECRHDRKPIYVDPFGDVGSGSTRTVVKSNYYSHVVLFDHVIRSKT from the exons ATGGATGTGGACAAGCTATTGCTGGAAAGTGAATCGTATGAAGATTACTTGGACGCATTTGTGCAGCCAAGAGATTTATTCTATTTACGAGACCCTCGATTGGCTCGGCAACTCGTCACGTTGGGTTATAG GTCAGCAATTGATGTGCTTACACTAAAACAATACAAGGCAAGAAGAGACGAGTTATTAGAAACACTATCGACTACACGACATCATCATATTCTATTCAGCACCAATTGTCGTGCAACCGACGTCATGGTAGTGGAATTAGCAGAACGAGAACGTACGAATCGCTTAGGAATGTTGAcg acaataatttcaatgagATATCGCCAATCGAATAAGGTGGAAATATCTGGGTACATCGATTTCGAAGCAAGTCTCAGGAAATCAATTACAGATGATGAAGAAGCAACCGATTGGACGGCAATTTTTAACGAGACAATGACACTTCGACTGAAAAAGAGCGATTTAGG ATATTACAACTGGCATACCGGATTCTCAGTTATGAATGATTCGACAAATTTCAAGGCAGTTGCAGATCCGGTGAGAGGTTTGTTTTTCGAGTGTCGACACGACCGAAAACCGATATATGTCGATCCGTTTGGTGATGTAGGTAGTGGTAGCACGAGGACTGTCGTTAAGAGCAATTATTATAGTCATGTTGTCCTGTTCGACCATGTAATAAGAAGTAAAACGTAG